TATTTTATCTTTTATTTTTTTAAAAAAAGATAGTTTAATTAATAGTTTTGAAAATAAAATTATTAGAAATAAAATTATTAAAAATATTATACCATTACTTGATCGCAAAAAATTAGAAATATCAAAAACCAACTTGGTTGAAGGCGGAAGCTCTTTATCAAAAGAACTAAATAAATCCTGAAATTGTGGGAGCACAAAAATAAAAATTCCAAAAATAAGAAATAAAGAAAAAATTAATGTAATTATTGGCAATAGTGCGGAATTTTTTATTTTTTTTAGTAATTCTATTTTATCACTTAAATTGTCCGATAAAGTTTTTAAAGAAAATTCAAGTTGGCCAAAATGCTCGCCTGCAGATACAATATTAATTTCGGATGCTGTAAAAACATCTGAATACTTTTTTAAAGAAGCAGAAAAAGTTTCACCATTTTTAATATTTTCAGTTACATCCAATAATATATTTTTAAATTTTTTATTCTCAATTTGATTTAAAAAAATATTTAATGCATCAAGTAAATTTATTCCGCTGGATATCAAAGCATACAGCTGTTCAAATAAATTTTTTTTATCTTCATTATTTATTTTTTTACTAAAAAAAATAAATTTATCTTTTTTTTCATAAAATTCACAAACTGCTATATTTTTTTGCAATAAAATTGACGCTAATTCTTGAAAATTATTTGCCGGCAAAAAGCCTGATAGCTCTTTTCCCGAAATATCAATACCCTTCCAATAATAATTTTTCATTAAAATCTCATAAAATTTTGATTACAAACCAAGTAAATTCAAAAATTCTTTTTGATCTATTTCCAACTCAATTTTTATTCTTTTTTTTCTCGAAGTATGACCCGAAATTATAGTTATGGATCTTTGTTGTATTTTTAAACTTTTTGCCATAAATTTAATCAATTCTTCATTCGCCCTACCCTTTTCAGGACTGGATTTTAAATAACATTTCAAAAGACCCGATTTATCTATGAAAAACTTTAATTTACCGGAATTTGGCACCACGGTTAGTTCAATTATCAACTTTAAACTCCCTCTTTTGGCAAATTTATTAATTAATGCATACTTAAACATTGCCAGATAATATATTATTTTTTATAATATCAAGTAAATCTTTTTAAAACTTTGAAATATAAATTATTGCTGTTACAAAATTTTATACTGCGCCCATCCTACTACGCATAAAGCTTCGTAGGACAAGTAGCTTCCGGCCTTCGCCAAGGCTACGGCGGACAAGCAATTGCGAGTATAAGATTATTTATTGCGCCCATAGCTCAATTGGATAGAGCGTCAGACTACGGATCTGGAGGTTAGGGGTTCGACTCCTCTTGGGCGCACCAGCCTACGCCCTACGTGGCTACGGCTGGCAGGCCAGCCACTTAACACTAACGAGCTTCCGTCGACGCATAAAGCTATGGCGCACAGGTCGTATGGCACGGCCAGTAAATTTTGTAATAATTACTTGGAGAGATGGCTGAGTGGTCTAAAGCGCTTGCCTGCTAAGTAAGTATTCTGGGAAACCGGAATCGAGGGTTCGAATCCCTCTCTCTCCACCAGCTTTCGCTCTGACGAGCTTCAGCTGGGCAGGCCAGCTTATTACGATTAAATTTATTAATAAAAAAATTTAGCGAAAACTGCCAGTAATAAATTGAAATATTCTTAATCTGGAGAGGTGGCAGAGCGGTTGAATGCGGCGGTCTTGAAAACCGTTATTCCTGGGAACAGGAATCGGGGGTTCGAATCCCTCCCTCTCCACCATACTTCCGCCGTCGCATAAAGCTATGGCGGACAAGTCGCACGAGGCTACGGCTGGCAGGCCAGCACTAAAGGAAAAAAATCATGCAAAAATATTGTGAATCATGCGGAATGCCAATGAACAAAAAAGAAGATTTCGCACTCAAAAACGAAACCTCAATATTCTGTTTATACTGTGTTAATCCGGACGGAAGCGTAAAATCTTGTGAAGAAATCTTTGATGGCGGTGTTCAATTCTTTATGAGCCAACTCGGTAGCGACCGGAAAATGGCTGAAAAAGTTACCAGAAAAAATATGAATATGCAATCACATTGGCAAGGCAAAGATTGTCCAATCTTAAAAGGCGAAATGGCAACAGACGAAGAATTTGCTGCAATATTAAAAAAATTGTAGATTTTCTTCTATATTTCAAAAAAAATTTCATATATTGTAGATTTTTTTCATATTTGCTAACTTTCAACTCATGTAAGTTATATTTCTATTTTTTAAGGGAGAAAGTTAATGAACAAATATAAAAATTTATTTCATGCAATATTTTTGATAACAATTGCATTAATTTGCGCAAATTTTACCGATGGAGCAAAAAAAGAAGCTGATACAAAAGCAATTGAATATGTAGCTCTTCAAGAAGGTGAGAATATCATTAGTGCATCTTTATCAGATGAATCAAATATTACAGAACTTAAAGAAGCTTCTTTTACAGGCCATAGTAAAATTGGTGGAGTTAGAAGAGAAAGTGATGATTCAATAACACAGCTTAGCTTGGCAGATATAAAAGCACTTGAAGTTATAAATGAAAGCTACACATCTCCAAGATATCAAGATAAAGAATTTATTCTTTTAAAAGTTATATCGGCTTCCGGAGTTGAAACGGCAGATTTTCTTGTACCAAGAGATGTAGTAATTTGCGGAATAGAAAAAGAAACAAATATGGCAAAAGCTTGGT
The nucleotide sequence above comes from Candidatus Dependentiae bacterium. Encoded proteins:
- a CDS encoding DUF167 domain-containing protein; this encodes MIIELTVVPNSGKLKFFIDKSGLLKCYLKSSPEKGRANEELIKFMAKSLKIQQRSITIISGHTSRKKRIKIELEIDQKEFLNLLGL
- a CDS encoding type II secretion system F family protein, with the protein product MKNYYWKGIDISGKELSGFLPANNFQELASILLQKNIAVCEFYEKKDKFIFFSKKINNEDKKNLFEQLYALISSGINLLDALNIFLNQIENKKFKNILLDVTENIKNGETFSASLKKYSDVFTASEINIVSAGEHFGQLEFSLKTLSDNLSDKIELLKKIKNSALLPIITLIFSLFLIFGIFIFVLPQFQDLFSSFDKELPPSTKLVFDISNFLRSSNGIIFLIILFLIILFSKLLIKLSFFKKIKDKIFFNVYIFKTYFIFYDLVNFFQILSMFLACGIDLKKSLDYSIDVIDNSYLKERLLASKNLVINGEPFFIALKKYCSDFIPENIIAFVHVGEKTGKLSNLLERSAFYCKQILEQNIKNLVTIFQPILLIFIGLIIVFLMLSIYLPIFNMAGVF
- a CDS encoding AraC family transcriptional regulator, giving the protein MQKYCESCGMPMNKKEDFALKNETSIFCLYCVNPDGSVKSCEEIFDGGVQFFMSQLGSDRKMAEKVTRKNMNMQSHWQGKDCPILKGEMATDEEFAAILKKL